In a genomic window of Methanosarcina horonobensis HB-1 = JCM 15518:
- a CDS encoding type II secretion system F family protein: protein MSAINTLAFRIFGEKILEKEDRFALLKIKLRQAQIPLPVEQYVSTAVLFSLLTGIFGGLAGLLLGRVLFRGITPESIVSTFGISHRVTRAVETPAFIESHLPFLLTAVGGLIFFSIIAALTYGLIMAYPPMKADSRKRAINAAMPHATAFLYVLQRGGGMTIYDIMKSLSKHSHLYGTTSREFGNIVRDIEYFGKDLQDSLWDAADRTPSEQFKDLVDGLISIVSSGGDITLYLKNKTDLYKSNANKEHKRFLDTLGLLAEVYITVFVVGPLFLMVILVVMNMIDNGGATNLYILVYGAIPFGTTIFLVFLDMLTGDAEKMPEERISAIKPDYFSDVRVKPPTEEDEELLQKMEFFEKVSRVKNVLLHPIRAMLDRPVYAFAISAPVAIGYFVFAFLEHRPYYGGFVETASTLDDYLYVTLLVLFIPYIIFHELEVRKIRQIEDQVPEFLKRLASINGTGILLADAIAITAQSNMGRLKSEIKRTVADIRWNSNLVEALKHFETRIRTNMTRRSLTLIAKASESTGDIHQVISTVADDADIEKNLKKERSAEMFIYVFIIFVTFCVFLVIVYVLAAFFLPALDGSSNPAMSMGGFDLKEYTLLFFHAALLQGFGSGLVAGKMGSGSISSGLKHSLAMMSVSYVLFIVFI from the coding sequence ATGAGCGCTATAAATACCCTGGCATTCAGGATCTTCGGAGAAAAAATTCTTGAGAAAGAAGACCGGTTTGCGCTTCTCAAGATAAAGCTTCGTCAGGCTCAAATTCCTCTGCCTGTGGAACAGTATGTCTCAACTGCAGTTTTATTTTCCCTGCTTACGGGAATTTTTGGCGGGCTTGCAGGTTTACTTCTCGGAAGAGTGCTCTTCAGGGGCATTACTCCGGAAAGTATTGTCTCAACATTTGGCATCTCACACAGGGTGACCAGGGCGGTCGAGACCCCTGCGTTTATTGAATCTCATCTTCCCTTTCTCCTTACGGCTGTAGGTGGGCTCATTTTCTTTTCGATAATTGCTGCCCTTACCTACGGACTTATTATGGCGTACCCGCCTATGAAAGCTGACAGCAGGAAGCGGGCTATCAATGCAGCAATGCCTCATGCAACAGCTTTCCTTTACGTACTGCAGAGGGGCGGGGGCATGACTATCTATGATATAATGAAGTCACTTTCGAAGCATTCTCATCTTTACGGAACCACTTCCCGGGAGTTCGGAAATATTGTCAGGGACATAGAGTACTTCGGAAAGGACCTTCAGGATTCTCTCTGGGATGCTGCTGACAGGACGCCATCCGAGCAGTTCAAAGACCTTGTTGACGGCCTGATTTCAATAGTGTCAAGTGGAGGAGATATTACTCTTTACCTGAAAAACAAGACTGACCTTTATAAATCGAATGCAAACAAAGAACACAAGCGTTTTCTTGATACCCTCGGGCTCCTGGCAGAGGTCTATATTACAGTATTCGTTGTAGGTCCTCTTTTCCTGATGGTCATCCTCGTAGTCATGAATATGATTGACAACGGAGGAGCAACCAATCTATACATCCTTGTATACGGAGCAATTCCTTTCGGGACCACTATCTTTCTTGTTTTCCTGGATATGCTCACCGGAGATGCGGAAAAGATGCCTGAGGAGAGGATCTCTGCAATTAAGCCGGATTATTTCAGTGATGTCAGGGTAAAGCCGCCAACAGAAGAAGATGAAGAACTGCTCCAGAAAATGGAGTTTTTTGAGAAAGTATCAAGAGTTAAGAATGTGCTCCTGCACCCTATAAGGGCTATGCTTGACAGGCCGGTATATGCCTTTGCAATAAGCGCTCCTGTTGCGATAGGATACTTTGTTTTCGCTTTTCTGGAACACAGACCTTATTATGGAGGGTTCGTTGAGACTGCGTCTACTCTTGATGACTATCTCTATGTAACTCTTCTTGTCCTTTTCATTCCTTACATTATTTTCCACGAACTCGAAGTCCGGAAGATCCGGCAAATTGAAGATCAGGTCCCTGAATTCCTCAAAAGGCTTGCAAGCATTAACGGGACAGGGATTTTACTTGCCGACGCCATAGCTATCACAGCCCAGTCAAACATGGGCAGACTTAAGTCAGAAATTAAACGTACGGTTGCAGACATCCGCTGGAATTCGAACCTTGTAGAAGCCCTGAAGCATTTCGAAACCAGAATACGGACCAACATGACCCGGCGCAGCCTGACCCTTATAGCAAAAGCAAGCGAGTCCACAGGAGATATTCATCAGGTTATCAGCACTGTTGCAGATGATGCCGATATTGAGAAAAACCTCAAAAAAGAGCGTTCTGCAGAGATGTTCATTTATGTCTTCATCATCTTCGTGACCTTCTGTGTTTTCCTGGTAATTGTATATGTGCTTGCTGCGTTCTTCCTGCCTGCTCTTGACGGTTCCAGCAACCCGGCAATGTCTATGGGAGGTTTTGACCTGAAGGAGTATACTCTCCTTTTCTTCCATGCAGCTCTCCTCCAGGGCTTCGGCTCCGGACTGGTTGCAGGTAAAATGGGTTCGGGAAGTATCTCTTCCGGGCTCAAGCACTCTCTGGCCATGATGTCAGTATCCTATGTGCTATTCATTGTGTTTATCTGA
- the ablB gene encoding putative beta-lysine N-acetyltransferase, translating to MKEELPGYWRKAHLKISGTEKAELVIDYYNRRIKVMDFTGLFEEVSETLKALAEAEEVGKIIVYTPPEKRQELETCGYIEEGTIKGYYAGKDCYIFSIYPENSRGISFYKEKENQIIESCLKKDRKIGKTRQKDRGFRKKESWKKQKEKKRLSEEYTLRPAVQADATAMAVLYREGFQMYPAPLHMENYLLKTMDSNVLYLLIEKHGKIVSIASAEMDPKTGSAEITDCLTVPSERGKGLIKELIAALEKELSARNFLSSYTLCRASSSGINIAFASLGYTYTGRLVKNCRIESGFEDMNIWCRMLSEEKLTEE from the coding sequence ATAAAAGAGGAACTCCCCGGATACTGGAGAAAAGCACATCTAAAGATCTCCGGCACGGAAAAGGCTGAGCTTGTAATTGATTACTACAATAGAAGAATAAAAGTCATGGATTTTACCGGACTTTTTGAAGAGGTATCCGAAACCCTCAAAGCTCTTGCCGAAGCAGAAGAAGTGGGAAAAATAATCGTATACACTCCTCCGGAAAAAAGGCAGGAACTTGAAACCTGCGGGTACATCGAAGAGGGGACTATCAAAGGATACTATGCCGGGAAGGATTGTTATATATTCTCAATTTACCCTGAAAACTCCAGAGGGATTTCTTTCTATAAAGAAAAAGAAAATCAGATAATTGAAAGCTGTCTGAAGAAAGACAGAAAGATAGGAAAAACCCGGCAGAAAGATAGAGGTTTCCGGAAAAAAGAGAGCTGGAAAAAACAAAAAGAGAAAAAACGGCTTTCGGAAGAGTACACACTCAGGCCCGCAGTCCAGGCAGATGCCACTGCAATGGCAGTACTCTACAGGGAAGGATTTCAAATGTATCCTGCTCCCCTGCACATGGAAAACTACCTGCTCAAAACAATGGATTCCAATGTCCTTTACCTCCTTATAGAAAAGCATGGGAAAATTGTGAGCATTGCCTCGGCAGAAATGGACCCAAAAACCGGAAGCGCTGAAATAACTGATTGTCTTACGGTTCCTTCAGAAAGAGGAAAAGGGCTGATAAAAGAACTTATAGCAGCCCTGGAAAAAGAACTTTCAGCCAGGAACTTCCTGAGCTCTTATACCCTCTGCAGGGCTTCATCCTCTGGCATCAATATAGCCTTTGCTTCCCTGGGATATACTTATACAGGCAGGCTTGTGAAAAACTGCAGGATAGAAAGTGGGTTCGAGGACATGAATATCTGGTGCAGGATGCTCAGTGAAGAGAAACTAACTGAGGAATAA